In Candidatus Neomarinimicrobiota bacterium, the following are encoded in one genomic region:
- a CDS encoding 30S ribosomal protein S1, producing MSKEEQTLEQTLDVAVESPTDESASDVSVDSESLEETPLSSNGGNDIHYNYLGDDLFKDIKRINVDDLTTEPDDNHLEQKLLDSYLETISDISENQLIKGRVIGMNEKEILIDIGFKSEGIIDRNEFSDEELPKVGETLEVYLEYLEDRTGRTVLSKEKADFMRRWKNLREFFDNETIIEGTITKRIKGGMAVDLEGVQAFLPGSQIDLRPVRDFDQFVGKTINLRIVKLNEMRKNIVVSHKVIMEESMKEQRDALFEDLDIDQIMEGRVKNITDFGAFIDLGGIDGLLHITDLTWGRVGHPSEVVSLDDSITVKIIDYDREKQRISLGLKQLTPHPWEQVASKYPEGTKINGKVVSMKNYGAFVELEPGVEGLIHVSEMSWTRHVKNPSEIYSMNDDVEAVVLGVDADERKISLGIKQLQDDPWDAIEDKFTVGDVSKGKVINLTQFGAFVELEEGIEGLVHISDLSWTKVLRHPKEIVEKDQEIEVRILEVSRENRRISLGLKHVQEDPWPDIIKEYQSGKEVSGEILHILEKGIILKLENGIEGIIPFSRKNKKDRKELMGKFEKGGTLKGVVMEVRPDDKKIVLLSEEIGSTNKEDVLDDVQSFLKSQDAPAGEKIEIPQDDDSDPIKPDETDESTEDNKKE from the coding sequence GCATCGGACGTCAGTGTTGATTCCGAATCTTTGGAAGAGACACCTTTGTCATCCAATGGAGGAAACGACATTCATTATAATTATTTAGGCGACGATCTATTTAAGGATATCAAACGCATTAATGTGGATGATTTAACCACCGAACCCGATGATAACCATCTTGAGCAAAAACTTTTAGACAGTTATTTGGAAACGATATCGGACATTTCCGAAAACCAATTAATCAAGGGTCGTGTAATTGGGATGAACGAAAAAGAAATATTGATTGATATCGGATTTAAATCTGAGGGAATCATTGACCGAAATGAATTTTCTGATGAAGAATTGCCGAAAGTTGGCGAAACGCTTGAAGTATATTTAGAATATCTGGAAGATAGAACCGGGAGAACAGTTTTATCGAAAGAAAAAGCTGATTTTATGCGTCGCTGGAAAAACCTTCGTGAATTTTTTGATAATGAAACAATCATAGAAGGTACCATTACAAAAAGAATAAAAGGTGGTATGGCAGTGGACCTAGAAGGGGTTCAAGCTTTTTTACCTGGTTCGCAAATCGACTTAAGACCCGTACGTGATTTTGATCAATTTGTTGGCAAAACCATTAATTTGAGAATTGTCAAATTAAACGAAATGCGGAAAAATATTGTGGTCTCACATAAAGTGATTATGGAAGAGAGCATGAAAGAACAACGTGATGCCTTATTTGAAGATTTGGATATTGATCAAATTATGGAAGGACGAGTTAAGAATATAACAGACTTTGGTGCTTTCATTGACCTTGGCGGAATTGATGGATTGCTTCATATTACAGACCTTACCTGGGGTCGGGTTGGTCATCCGTCTGAAGTGGTTTCCTTAGACGATTCGATTACGGTTAAAATCATAGACTATGATCGTGAAAAACAACGGATATCTTTGGGTCTAAAGCAACTTACTCCGCATCCATGGGAACAAGTTGCAAGCAAATATCCCGAAGGAACGAAAATTAATGGTAAAGTTGTCAGCATGAAAAATTACGGTGCATTCGTAGAACTTGAGCCCGGTGTTGAGGGTTTGATCCATGTATCAGAAATGTCCTGGACGCGACATGTTAAAAATCCTTCTGAAATTTATTCCATGAACGATGATGTGGAAGCTGTTGTGTTAGGCGTGGATGCTGATGAACGGAAAATTAGCCTTGGCATAAAACAACTCCAGGACGATCCCTGGGACGCCATTGAAGATAAATTCACCGTTGGGGATGTTAGCAAAGGCAAGGTAATTAATTTAACCCAGTTTGGCGCATTTGTCGAATTAGAAGAAGGCATTGAAGGCTTAGTGCATATTTCTGATTTATCTTGGACCAAAGTATTACGGCATCCTAAGGAGATTGTAGAAAAAGATCAGGAAATTGAAGTCCGCATCTTAGAAGTTTCACGAGAGAATAGAAGAATATCTCTCGGGCTCAAACATGTGCAAGAGGATCCATGGCCTGATATAATCAAAGAATATCAATCTGGTAAAGAAGTTTCAGGAGAAATTCTTCATATATTAGAAAAGGGGATTATTCTCAAACTTGAAAACGGCATTGAAGGTATTATTCCTTTTTCTAGAAAAAACAAAAAAGACCGCAAAGAATTGATGGGGAAATTTGAAAAAGGCGGTACCTTAAAGGGTGTGGTGATGGAAGTGAGACCGGATGATAAAAAGATTGTACTATTGTCCGAAGAAATAGGATCAACGAACAAAGAAGATGTTTTAGATGATGTTCAATCTTTTCTTAAATCTCAGGACGCACCTGCTGGTGAAAAAATCGAAATACCACAGGATGATGACTCAGACCCAATTAAACCTGATGAGACTGACGAATCTACCGAAGATAACAAAAAGGAATAA